The Populus trichocarpa isolate Nisqually-1 chromosome 11, P.trichocarpa_v4.1, whole genome shotgun sequence genome has a segment encoding these proteins:
- the LOC18103077 gene encoding glutaredoxin-C9 → MQEAIPFRAYSPATTSGNRRLPARDHGGANTSSGHVLVVTNGHENHVQKLVLENSVIVFGKRGCCMCHVVKRLLLGLGVNPPVFEVEEKEEDDVIKELSMIDSDRGGEGVDQVQFPVVFVGGKLFGGLERVMATHITGELVPILKDAGALWL, encoded by the coding sequence ATGCAAGAAGCAATCCCATTTAGAGCCTACTCTCCGGCCACCACTTCCGGCAACCGGAGACTCCCGGCACGCGATCATGGTGGTGCTAATACCAGCAGTGGACATGTGCTAGTGGTGACCAATGGACATGAAAATCATGTCCAGAAATTGGTGTTAGAGAATTCTGTCATAGTATTTGGCAAACGTGGGTGCTGCATGTGTCATGTTGTGAAGAGGTTGTTGCTAGGGCTAGGTGTTAATCCACCGGTCTTCGAAGTGGAAGAGAAGGAGGAAGATGATGTGATTAAGGAGTTGTCAATGATTGATAGTGATAGAGGAGGGGAGGGTGTTGATCAAGTGCAGTTTCCGGTGGTTTTTGTCGGGGGGAAATTGTTTGGTGGATTGGAAAGAGTCATGGCTACTCATATTACTGGTGAGTTGGTGCCTATCTTGAAAGATGCTGGAGCTTTGTGGCTatga
- the LOC18103078 gene encoding MLO-like protein 12, translating to MAGEGEAKSLEETPTWAVATVCFFLILISIFIEQLLHLLAKYFNKKRRKYLIQALYKIKTELMLLGFISLLLTVLEKPVANICIPKSAGETFLPCGGVDSSDWSEEEAKCAEQGKASLLSREGMKQLQYLIFVLASFHCVSSIFTFGLGMAKMRRWESWEAETRTLDYQFSTDPRRFQLSHQTSFGKRHLRYWNENSVLRWPACFLGQFYGSVSKVDYLTLRHGFIMAHFDQDNSFDFQKYIRRALDKDFGVLVGISFWIWMFSISFIFFNAHKFYSYYWLPFIPLVMLLLVGTKLQAIITLMCLDSHDKSLVVEGTILVRPSDHFFWFGRPKLLLHLIHFILFQNSFQLAFFTWTWYKFGFRSCFHRRTEDIVITLVTGLLVHFLCGYVTLPLYALVTQMGSSMRTAVFTENVVEGLKRWRAKARKNLKISYSARPSLDASVDTSLSLDSSPSFSLSASYSIDPNPPLDRDHVTIEVIDEAKHNDEQPREHKKNGSFEGFNVSNAAPAMEKQSGL from the exons ATGGCTGGAGAAGGAGAAGCAAAATCACTCGAAGAAACACCAACATGGGCTGTGGCTACTGTTTGCTTCTTTCTGATATTAATATCTATCTTTATTGAGCAATTGCTTCATCTTTTAGCTAAG TATTTCAACAAGAAAAGGAGGAAGTACCTCATTCAAGCTCTGTACAAGATCAAAACAG AGTTGATGCTACTGGGTTTCATCTCATTGTTGCTGACTGTATTGGAAAAGCCAGTTGCAAATATATGTATCCCAAAGAGTGCTGGCGAAACCTTTCTTCCCTGTGGTGGTGTGGATTCAAGTGATTGGAGTGAAGAAGAAGCCAAATGTGCAGAGCAG GGAAAGGCTTCTTTGTTGTCCAGGGAAGGTATGAAGCAACTCCAGTATTTGATATTTGTGCTTGCTTCCTTCCATTGCGTATCAAGCATTTTTACATTCGGCCTAGGGATGGCCAAg atgagaagaTGGGAATCTTGGGAGGCAGAGACAAGGACACTGGATTATCAATTTTCAACAG ATCCCAGGAGGTTCCAGCTCAGTCATCAAACATCATTTGGGAAGCGGCATCTGAGATATTGGAATGAAAACTCAGTTCTTCGCTGGccg GCATGTTTCCTCGGACAATTTTATGGTTCTGTTTCCAAAGTGGATTATCTAACACTGAGGCATGGATTTATCATG GCCCATTTTGATCAAGATAACAgctttgattttcaaaaatacattagAAGAGCCTTGGATAAAGATTTTGGCGTGTTAGTGGGGATAAG CTTCTGGATTTGGATGTTTTCTATATCTTTCATATTCTTCAACGCACACA AATTTTACAGTTATTATTGGCTTCCATTTATTCCACTAGTG ATGTTGTTGCTGGTTGGGACAAAGCTGCAAGCCATCATAACTTTAATGTGCTTAGATAGCCATGATAAATCTCTGGTTGTTGAAGGAACTATACTCGTTAGGCCTAGTGACCATTTCTTCTGGTTTGGTAGGCCTAAATTGCTTCTCCACCTTATACATTTCATATTGTTTCAG AACTCCTTTCAATTGGCATTCTTCACATGGACTTGG TACAAATTTGGATTTAGATCATGCTTCCACCGACGAACAGAAGACATTGTCATAACGCTTGTCACGGGACTGTTGGTTCACTTCCTCTGTGGCTATGTGACCCTACCTCTATATGCTTTGGTCACACAG ATGGGTTCATCAATGAGGACAGCTGTTTTCACAGAGAATGTGGTTGAAGGTCTGAAGAGATGGCGAGCAAAGGCTAGGAAGAACCTGAAAATTTCCTACTCGGCCCGCCCCTCCCTTGATGCTTCAGTTGACACCTCACTTTCCCTCGactcttctccttctttcaGCCTCAGTGCTTCATATTCTATAGACCCAAATCCTCCATTGGACAGAGATCATGTTACCATTGAAGTAATCGATGAAGCAAAACACAACGATGAGCAGCCTCGggagcataaaaaaaatggttcatTTGAAGGCTTCAACGTGAGCAATGCAGCCCCAGCTATGGAAAAACAAAGCGGTTTATAA